In one Chitinophaga sancti genomic region, the following are encoded:
- a CDS encoding M43 family zinc metalloprotease, with translation MRNFTLFILTVFLSLPALGQRQCGSEIAAQEQIKENPSLQVLRDKIEARNRSTITTLKTTRAAAKTTATYNTVTIPVVVHIVLQNPNVVTDAQVQSQIDVLNKDYAALNTDTSILPAVWKELIGNAKIQFCLAQRTPAGEVTNGIERITTTKSSFSISSAAKAVKFTSTGGAAQWDGNSYLNIWVTHLESGYLGVATFPGLYASNQQGVVIDYAGFGTTGTATSPYNKGRTATHEIGHYFNLRHIWGDEDACAADDGIDDTPKQAKATYGCPAWPQVDMCASSNPGYMFENYMDYSDDACLVLFTTEQVDVIRTTLASDRLTLLSSEGCTPLNLKTLDAEVQNVISPYKQQCDASITPSVLLKNMGLTTLTKVNINYRTDDGSVYTTAWAGSLAALKTDTVTLSTSSLDVGEHILQSWTSLPNGAADNDATNDTAWTTLSYYNNISFPLKEGFESSTFPPAGWEINNPDGSYTWERTAVSRGDSSYYALVLRNFAYQVNGEADDIRTPTIDAGGADSIFLFFDVAAASYTNITDTSNHFWDGLLVLTTSDCSLTYDTLYNKLDPALVSVKAPVRSEFVPTASQWRRDSVNLTSIIKKGQFRVVFRNIANSENNIYLDNINIVTKSTLPYLKEKGITVGPVPTSGALYVTFLEKPDNLDYIGLYNTSGQMIANQRGSNIDGSNRFTFDLVNEPNGVYFVKLIYRNTKAKTYKIIKVN, from the coding sequence TTGCGCAATTTTACCCTTTTTATCCTAACCGTCTTCCTGTCATTACCTGCCCTGGGCCAGCGCCAGTGTGGCTCCGAAATTGCCGCGCAGGAACAGATTAAGGAAAATCCTTCTTTGCAGGTACTGCGTGACAAGATCGAAGCACGCAACCGCTCAACAATCACTACGCTCAAAACAACCAGAGCAGCAGCCAAAACTACCGCTACCTACAACACCGTTACCATCCCTGTAGTCGTTCACATTGTATTGCAAAATCCAAATGTCGTAACCGACGCCCAGGTGCAATCCCAGATCGATGTACTTAACAAGGACTATGCTGCACTCAATACCGATACCAGCATTCTCCCCGCTGTCTGGAAAGAGCTGATCGGCAACGCCAAAATCCAGTTTTGCCTTGCACAACGTACTCCTGCGGGTGAGGTAACGAATGGGATAGAGCGTATAACTACTACAAAATCAAGCTTTAGTATCAGTTCTGCAGCCAAGGCAGTAAAGTTCACCAGCACCGGTGGCGCTGCCCAATGGGATGGCAATAGCTACCTCAATATCTGGGTTACCCACCTCGAAAGTGGCTATCTCGGTGTCGCTACCTTCCCCGGTTTATATGCCAGCAACCAGCAGGGCGTCGTAATTGATTATGCCGGTTTCGGTACCACAGGTACCGCCACCTCTCCATATAATAAGGGTCGTACTGCTACCCACGAAATAGGGCACTACTTCAACCTCCGCCACATCTGGGGGGATGAAGATGCCTGTGCCGCCGATGACGGTATCGACGATACCCCCAAGCAGGCCAAAGCCACCTACGGCTGTCCTGCGTGGCCACAGGTTGACATGTGTGCAAGCAGCAATCCAGGGTATATGTTCGAAAACTACATGGACTACTCAGACGATGCCTGCCTGGTACTCTTCACCACCGAACAGGTAGACGTGATCCGTACCACCCTCGCGAGCGACAGGCTTACCCTGCTCAGCTCCGAAGGCTGTACCCCCCTGAACCTGAAAACACTGGATGCGGAAGTACAAAACGTCATCTCACCTTATAAGCAACAATGTGATGCCAGCATTACGCCATCTGTACTCCTGAAAAATATGGGGCTGACCACCCTCACCAAAGTCAATATCAACTATCGGACAGACGATGGCAGCGTGTATACCACTGCCTGGGCAGGTAGCCTCGCAGCATTGAAAACAGACACCGTCACCCTCTCCACCAGTTCTCTCGATGTAGGTGAGCATATCCTGCAATCATGGACCTCCCTTCCGAACGGTGCTGCTGATAATGATGCTACCAACGATACTGCCTGGACTACTCTGAGCTATTATAACAATATCAGCTTCCCGCTGAAAGAAGGATTCGAGAGCAGCACCTTCCCGCCTGCCGGCTGGGAAATCAATAATCCGGATGGTTCTTATACCTGGGAAAGAACAGCTGTGAGCCGTGGCGATAGTAGTTACTATGCCCTCGTGCTACGCAATTTCGCCTACCAAGTGAACGGGGAGGCTGACGATATCCGTACCCCCACCATTGACGCGGGAGGCGCGGACTCCATCTTCCTCTTCTTCGATGTGGCCGCAGCGAGTTATACCAACATCACCGATACCTCCAACCATTTCTGGGATGGGTTACTGGTGCTGACCACCTCCGACTGTTCCCTCACCTACGATACCCTGTACAACAAATTGGATCCAGCCCTGGTGAGCGTCAAGGCACCGGTGAGATCTGAATTTGTACCTACCGCCAGCCAATGGCGCCGGGATTCCGTCAACCTGACCAGTATTATAAAAAAAGGACAGTTCAGGGTGGTATTCAGGAACATAGCGAATAGCGAAAACAATATTTACCTGGACAATATCAATATCGTCACTAAGTCTACCCTCCCTTACCTGAAAGAAAAGGGCATTACGGTAGGCCCGGTGCCAACTTCCGGGGCACTCTACGTGACCTTCCTGGAAAAGCCGGACAACCTGGATTACATAGGTTTATACAATACTTCGGGGCAAATGATCGCCAATCAGCGTGGCTCCAATATCGACGGCAGCAATCGTTTTACTTTTGATTTGGTAAATGAGCCAAATGGTGTTTATTTTGTAAAGTTAATTTACCGGAATACTAAGGCAAAGACTTACAAGATCATAAAAGTGAATTAA
- the mqnE gene encoding aminofutalosine synthase MqnE — MTTQNDYPAVETLLQDARLDKALKNIGEKVLAKERLTTDEGILLFEKGELGYVGALANFVRVRMHGDKTYFNRNFHIEPTNVCIFTCKFCSYSKLYKHKEEGWELSVDQMLDIVKKYDGQPVTEVHIVGGVHPKMNLDFFVELLEKIRAHRPDLHIKGFTAVELDYMFRKAKLSVQEGMKKLYDAGLQSMPGGGAEIFHPDIRAQICHDKVDADGWLDIHRAAHNLGMHTNATMLYGHVEQYWHRVDHMERLRRLQDETGGFNTFIPLKFRNKDNEMEHVGEVSVIEDLRLYAIARLYMDNFPHLKAYWPMLGRQSAQLTLSFGVNDLDGTIDDTTKIYSMAGAEEQNPSMNTAQLAMLIKQAGRRPVERDTVYNEIKDYTDVVFSDEELMAK, encoded by the coding sequence ATGACTACTCAAAACGATTATCCTGCAGTGGAAACGCTGTTGCAGGATGCCAGGCTGGATAAAGCATTGAAGAACATTGGAGAAAAAGTGCTCGCCAAAGAGCGGCTGACTACTGATGAAGGTATACTGCTGTTTGAAAAAGGCGAACTGGGCTATGTGGGCGCGCTGGCCAATTTCGTTAGGGTGCGTATGCATGGAGATAAAACCTATTTCAACAGGAATTTCCATATTGAGCCGACAAACGTTTGTATCTTCACTTGTAAATTCTGTTCATACTCAAAGCTTTATAAGCATAAAGAAGAAGGTTGGGAACTGAGCGTAGACCAGATGCTGGACATCGTAAAGAAATATGATGGTCAGCCGGTTACCGAAGTACACATCGTAGGCGGTGTGCATCCGAAAATGAACCTGGACTTCTTCGTAGAACTGCTGGAAAAGATCAGGGCACATCGTCCGGATTTACATATCAAAGGATTTACGGCGGTGGAGCTGGACTATATGTTCCGCAAAGCCAAACTGAGCGTACAGGAAGGGATGAAGAAGCTGTATGATGCCGGCCTGCAGTCAATGCCGGGCGGTGGTGCGGAGATCTTCCATCCTGATATCCGTGCACAAATCTGTCATGATAAAGTAGATGCAGACGGCTGGTTAGATATTCACAGGGCAGCGCATAACCTGGGTATGCATACAAATGCGACCATGCTGTATGGCCATGTGGAACAGTACTGGCACAGGGTAGATCATATGGAAAGGCTGCGCCGGTTGCAGGATGAAACCGGTGGTTTCAATACCTTTATTCCGCTGAAGTTCAGGAATAAGGATAATGAAATGGAGCATGTGGGTGAGGTATCTGTGATTGAGGATCTGCGCTTGTACGCCATCGCGCGTTTGTATATGGATAATTTCCCGCACCTGAAAGCTTACTGGCCAATGCTGGGCAGACAAAGTGCGCAGCTTACGCTGTCATTCGGGGTGAATGACCTGGATGGCACCATTGATGATACCACCAAGATCTACTCAATGGCGGGTGCAGAGGAACAGAATCCAAGTATGAATACCGCACAGTTGGCAATGCTGATTAAGCAGGCAGGTAGAAGACCGGTGGAGAGAGATACTGTTTACAATGAGATAAAAGATTATACAGATGTCGTTTTTTCTGACGAAGAATTAATGGCTAAATAG
- a CDS encoding NupC/NupG family nucleoside CNT transporter codes for MGRFQGLFGIILILGLAYLFSNNKKKINFRLVFSGIGLQVIIALLVFKVPPVFRFFQLLGKAMGKLEQFAREGAAFVYAGIAVKPTPDTISDYAQSGFVFAFNVTAAIILVCALVAIFYHFGIMQRIVAVIAKAMNVVMRVSGAEALSNVASAFVGQIEAQVMIRPYLPYMTKSELLASMSGSLACIAGGILVVYSNMGLSAGMDLAPMLITASLMAAPGALVISKIVFPETEESQTMGVVKLDVKSHYVNVIDAISHGASDGFKIAMNVIAMIIGFIALIAFLDWGLLKIGHIFNPEFNLSLNFIFGKLFYPVAWAMGVPNGDVNSVATLLGQKLTVNEFIAFKHLTDKTIPVVSSKGLLIVSVAICGFANFSSVGMQIGGIGVLAPERRGDLAALGLKALFCGTLASYLSATIAGILI; via the coding sequence ATGGGACGTTTTCAGGGCCTTTTTGGTATTATCCTCATCCTGGGACTTGCTTACTTATTTTCCAACAACAAAAAGAAGATCAATTTCCGTCTTGTATTTAGTGGTATCGGATTACAGGTAATAATTGCCCTGCTGGTATTTAAGGTACCACCCGTGTTTCGATTTTTCCAGCTATTAGGTAAAGCAATGGGGAAACTGGAACAGTTTGCCCGTGAAGGTGCGGCTTTTGTGTATGCTGGTATAGCGGTAAAGCCTACTCCTGATACGATCAGTGATTACGCGCAGAGTGGTTTCGTATTTGCGTTCAATGTAACTGCTGCGATTATCCTGGTATGTGCGCTGGTAGCGATCTTTTATCACTTTGGTATCATGCAGCGCATCGTAGCTGTGATAGCTAAAGCCATGAATGTAGTGATGCGGGTGAGTGGTGCGGAAGCACTGAGCAATGTGGCGAGTGCCTTTGTGGGGCAGATTGAAGCCCAGGTAATGATCCGTCCTTACTTACCATATATGACCAAAAGTGAGTTGCTGGCTTCGATGAGTGGTAGTCTGGCCTGTATTGCGGGCGGGATCCTCGTGGTTTATTCCAATATGGGATTATCTGCGGGTATGGACCTGGCACCGATGCTGATCACGGCCAGCCTGATGGCGGCACCGGGTGCGCTGGTGATTTCCAAGATCGTGTTTCCTGAAACGGAAGAATCCCAGACCATGGGGGTTGTGAAACTGGATGTAAAAAGTCATTATGTAAATGTGATCGATGCGATCTCTCATGGTGCCAGTGACGGCTTTAAGATTGCGATGAACGTGATTGCGATGATCATTGGTTTCATTGCCCTGATTGCGTTCCTGGACTGGGGCCTGCTGAAGATCGGGCATATCTTCAACCCGGAGTTTAACCTGAGCCTGAATTTTATCTTTGGTAAATTGTTCTATCCGGTAGCATGGGCAATGGGTGTTCCGAATGGCGATGTGAATAGTGTGGCGACCTTATTAGGTCAGAAACTGACGGTGAATGAGTTTATTGCATTTAAGCACCTGACAGACAAGACGATCCCGGTGGTTTCTTCCAAAGGGCTGCTGATTGTGAGTGTGGCGATTTGTGGCTTTGCTAATTTTAGTAGTGTAGGTATGCAGATTGGTGGTATTGGGGTATTGGCGCCTGAGAGAAGAGGAGATCTGGCAGCGCTGGGCCTGAAAGCCCTGTTCTGCGGTACCTTG
- the trxA gene encoding thioredoxin, whose product MALEFTDSNFQTEVLSSDKLSVIDFWAEWCGPCRAIGPVIEELSKDYSGKVNVGKVNVDQNPQLSINYGITSIPAILFIKNGQVVDKQVGAAPRSVLEKKIQANL is encoded by the coding sequence ATGGCATTAGAATTCACTGATTCCAACTTCCAAACGGAAGTGTTGAGCTCAGATAAATTGAGCGTAATTGATTTCTGGGCAGAATGGTGTGGTCCTTGTCGCGCTATCGGTCCGGTGATCGAAGAGCTGTCTAAAGATTACTCTGGTAAGGTTAATGTTGGTAAAGTAAATGTTGACCAGAACCCTCAGTTATCTATCAACTACGGAATTACAAGTATTCCTGCAATTCTGTTCATTAAGAATGGTCAGGTGGTAGATAAACAGGTAGGTGCTGCGCCTCGTTCAGTATTAGAAAAGAAGATTCAGGCGAATCTGTAA
- a CDS encoding DUF7133 domain-containing protein has protein sequence MKNWTLFLAAAYWLSACTGPGPAKDHADSTAMRQKLGPSPVLDAKTALSHMQLEKGLEIQLVASEPLITTPVAMTFDDKGRMWVVEMMGYMPDTVGTGEEVPNGKVVILEDTTHDGIADTRKVLIDSLILPRAICLVPGGFLLAEPPKLWYVPVKNDVAGKRVLIDDKYTEGGNVEHQPNGLLRAMDNWIYNAKSDKRYRQINGKWVKQDTHFRGQWGVSQDNYGRLFTNNNSENVLGDYFPPGLGARNPNQKTVAGYDEKIVPDNRVYPNHPTPGVNRGYMKGVLDDSLRLVEMTAACSPLVYRGCLLGKQYDNNIFVAEPCGNLVKRNIIQDSGYVVKGRQAYQKKEFLVSDDERFRPVSLYDAPDGALYIVDMYRGIIQHKTYLTPYLKNEIKSRNLTNPLNCGRIYRIIPAGAKIQPVALDNNPDKLLALLDSPNGWIRDKAQQMIIDHHYTQLIPKLKERLHQDGSIYGTMHAMWTLEGLGALQAAEIEFLLHQQNPYLQATAISALPSVKVPAATAALTALQENVFLAPYIALVLPYLPNSADLQTKLMTRYANDRYVADAIINNNSGKESQLLAQLIKINGDTTLAMRRHLDAIMKDIEVHRKAKMSDALVKEYPKGAKLFANICQTCHGKDGDGIKSLAPPLNQSQLVTGDKKRLISIVLYGLTGPVDVNGKHYKAPEISADMPGIGSNDEYNDQDIAEVISFIRNCWSNQGSKVTDKDIQEVRKKYKGRQKPFTIAELN, from the coding sequence ATGAAAAATTGGACACTTTTCCTGGCCGCCGCCTATTGGCTCTCCGCCTGTACCGGCCCAGGACCTGCGAAAGATCATGCAGATTCCACAGCTATGAGACAAAAACTCGGTCCATCCCCTGTACTGGATGCCAAAACCGCCCTCTCACACATGCAGCTGGAAAAAGGACTTGAAATCCAGCTTGTTGCGTCGGAACCCTTGATCACAACGCCCGTTGCCATGACCTTCGACGACAAAGGTCGTATGTGGGTGGTAGAAATGATGGGGTATATGCCCGATACCGTTGGTACCGGCGAAGAGGTACCCAATGGCAAAGTGGTGATCCTGGAGGATACCACCCATGACGGAATTGCTGATACCCGCAAAGTGCTCATTGACTCGTTGATCCTGCCCCGTGCCATCTGCCTGGTACCCGGAGGTTTCCTGCTGGCTGAGCCACCAAAACTCTGGTATGTGCCTGTCAAAAATGATGTTGCCGGCAAGCGCGTCCTGATCGATGATAAATATACTGAAGGAGGTAATGTAGAACACCAGCCAAACGGCCTGCTCCGTGCCATGGATAACTGGATCTATAATGCCAAGTCCGACAAACGTTACCGCCAGATAAATGGCAAATGGGTGAAACAGGATACCCATTTCCGTGGTCAGTGGGGCGTATCCCAGGATAATTACGGCAGACTATTCACAAATAATAACTCTGAAAATGTGCTCGGCGATTATTTCCCGCCCGGCCTGGGTGCCCGCAACCCTAACCAGAAAACAGTAGCTGGTTATGATGAGAAGATTGTTCCGGACAACCGCGTTTATCCTAATCACCCAACACCGGGTGTGAACCGGGGCTATATGAAAGGAGTATTGGATGATAGTCTTCGCCTGGTAGAAATGACGGCCGCCTGTAGTCCGCTTGTATATAGAGGCTGTCTTTTAGGCAAGCAATACGATAACAATATTTTCGTGGCAGAGCCCTGCGGTAACCTGGTTAAGCGCAATATCATCCAGGATAGCGGGTACGTGGTGAAAGGCCGCCAGGCTTACCAGAAGAAGGAGTTCCTGGTTAGTGATGATGAGCGTTTCCGCCCCGTTAGCCTGTACGATGCGCCGGATGGTGCCCTTTATATTGTAGATATGTACCGTGGGATCATTCAGCATAAGACCTACCTGACGCCTTACCTGAAAAATGAGATCAAAAGCCGTAACCTGACCAACCCGCTCAATTGCGGTCGTATTTATCGCATTATTCCTGCCGGGGCGAAAATACAACCAGTAGCGCTGGACAATAATCCTGACAAGCTCCTGGCATTATTAGATAGTCCGAACGGCTGGATCAGGGATAAGGCACAGCAAATGATCATTGACCATCACTATACCCAACTGATTCCGAAACTGAAAGAACGCCTGCACCAGGATGGCAGTATTTACGGTACCATGCACGCCATGTGGACCCTGGAAGGTCTGGGGGCTTTGCAGGCAGCAGAAATAGAATTCCTGCTGCACCAGCAGAACCCTTACTTACAGGCGACGGCGATTTCAGCCCTGCCTTCTGTAAAGGTGCCGGCTGCCACCGCTGCGCTGACTGCCCTGCAGGAGAATGTATTCCTGGCACCTTACATCGCGCTGGTTTTACCATATCTGCCTAATAGCGCAGACCTGCAAACGAAGTTGATGACACGGTATGCCAATGACCGTTATGTTGCAGATGCGATCATCAATAATAACAGTGGAAAGGAATCACAATTGCTGGCGCAGCTCATTAAAATTAATGGGGATACTACACTGGCAATGCGTCGGCATCTCGATGCTATCATGAAGGATATTGAAGTACATCGCAAAGCAAAAATGAGCGACGCGCTCGTGAAAGAATACCCGAAAGGAGCGAAGTTATTTGCAAATATCTGCCAGACCTGCCATGGAAAAGATGGGGATGGAATCAAATCTCTGGCGCCGCCACTGAACCAGTCACAGTTAGTAACTGGAGACAAGAAACGGCTGATTTCCATTGTGTTATATGGCCTTACCGGACCTGTTGATGTAAATGGAAAACACTATAAAGCACCTGAGATCAGTGCAGATATGCCGGGGATTGGTAGCAATGATGAGTACAATGATCAGGACATTGCGGAGGTAATTAGCTTCATTAGAAATTGCTGGAGTAACCAGGGATCGAAGGTAACGGATAAGGATATACAGGAAGTGAGGAAGAAGTATAAAGGCAGACAAAAGCCGTTTACGATAGCAGAATTGAATTAA